A stretch of the Fusarium musae strain F31 chromosome 2, whole genome shotgun sequence genome encodes the following:
- a CDS encoding hypothetical protein (EggNog:ENOG41~BUSCO:EOG09264YHS), which translates to MAAHKVNFITGNANKLREVKAILEPEIEVLSKSIDLEEVQGTLEEVTESKCRRAADLVKGPVLVEDTALCYNALSGLPGAYIKWFMTSIGHQGLNNLLAAYTDKSAEAVCTFGYCAGPGEKVILFQGRCPGKIVPPRGPPDFGWDAVFEYEGQTFAEMDKAEKNKISHRGRALAKLQAWFKDQQ; encoded by the exons ATGGCTGCACACAAGGTCAACTTCATCACCGGCAACGCCAACAAGTTGCGCGAGGTCAAGGCCATTCTCGAGCCTGAAATCGAGGTCCTCAGCAAATCTATCGATCTCGAAGAGGTTCAGGGTACACTTGAGGAGGTTACAGAATCAAAGTGCCGTAGAGCTGCTGATCTG GTGAAAGGCCCCGTGCTGGTTGAAGACACGGCTCTGTGCTATAACGCTCTGAGCGGTCTTCCCGGGGCGTACAT CAAGTGGTTTATGACTTCGATCGGTCATCAGGGCTTGAACAACCTGTTGGCTGCTTACACTGATAAGTCCGCTGAGGCTGTCTGCACTTTTGGGTACTGTGCTGGACCTGGTGAGAAGGTCATTCTGTTCCAGGGCCGATGCCCA GGCAAGATTGTGCCTCCCCGTGGACCTCCCGATTTCG GATGGGATGCCGTCTTTGAGTATGAAGGTCAAAC TTTTGCTGAGATGGACAAGGCggaaaagaacaagatctCCCATCGTGGCCGAGCTCTGGCCAAGCTCCAGGCTTGGTTCAAGGACCAGCAGTAG
- a CDS encoding hypothetical protein (MEROPS:MER1108685) has product MSNSDPCPFCGFKPGQDEYELILHIEQQHPDADGPPPTTSGDTIECPEGCGEILRLDELAYHLELHELEAQDATPTPEPAPASAPAPEPEQTPAVARKPESSSRDRDRKHKKVSPIQAWKDLFSGRSSHGRESNGSSSRTRHKTKREDAGITKTTSRGSSSRDKNGDRAKSNVRLGKSDLGRFAHERKMPPWLVDLLKDEGQVVNDGGFCGYRNIQMLTSNIIAASREGSNHFGRTFPTIFQIQDLIENAWDMGINAQGRAETGGIKGTRKYIGTPEAQAVFLSLEIPCSVQAFKDQERGKSKQRLFEAIEGYFRGGITSVEDRIHHTDLPPIYLQHPGHSLTIVGFERQMDGQANLLVFDPSFRDSTKVRNLIGRTVRQKPSSIDSFLQPYRRGSHYFRKYNQYEVLYLTKYAAVS; this is encoded by the exons ATGTCCAACTCGGATCCTTGCCCCTTCTGCGGCTTCAAGCCGGGCCAAGACGAATATGAACTCATTCTG CACATAGAGCAGCAACACCCAGACGCTGACGGACCACCACCCACCACCTCCGGAGACACTATTGAGTGTCCAGAAGGTTGCGGTGAGATCCTTCGGCTGGACGAGCTAGCTTATCATCTCGAGCTTCACGAGCTCGAGGCGCAGGACGCCACGCCCACGCCAGAGCCAGCaccagcatcagcaccagcaccagagCCGGAACAGACTCCCGCTGTGGCCCGGAAGCCGGAGTCTTCATCTAGAGACAGAGACCGGAAGCACAAGAAAGTCAGCCCTATCCAGGCCTGGAAGGACCTCTTTTCCGGGCGTAGCTCTCACGGGAGGGAGAGTAACGGCAGCAGTAGTAGGACACGGCACAAGACCAAGAGAGAGGATGCTGGTATCACCAAGACTACTAGCAGAGGCTCTTCAAGTCGAGATAAAAATGGCGATCGAGCTAAATCCAACGTTCGTCTAGGG AAGTCCGATCTTGGCAGATTTGCGCATGAGAGAAAGATGCCCCCTTGGCTCGTAGATCTTCTTAAGGATGAAGGTCAGGTTGTCAACGATG GCGGTTTCTGTGGCTATCGAAATATCCAGATGCTCACTTCAAATATAATCGCCGCTTCGAGAGAAGGTTCAAATCACTTTGGGCGCACGTTTCCTACCATCTTTCAGATCCAAGACCTCATTGAAAATGCCTGGGACATGGGTATCAATGCCCAAGGAAGAGCAGAGACTGGAGGCATCAAGGGGACGAGAAAATACATCGGTACACCAGAG GCACAGGCTGTGTTTCTCAGCTTGGAGATACC TTGCTCCGTTCAAGCATTTAAGGATCAGGAACGCGGCAAGTCGAAACAACGTCTCTTTGAAGCTATCGAAGGATACTTTCGAGGAGGTATCACAAGCGTCGAAGACCGAATCCATCATACGGACCTGCCACCAATCTATCTACAACACCCAG GCCACTCTTTGACAATCGTTGGCTTCGAGAGGCAAATGGACGGTCAAGCGAATCTATTAGTATTCGATCCCAGTTTTCGTGATTCTACAAAGGTCCGAAACCTCATCGGCAGAACAGTTCGTCAGAAGCCCTCTTCGATCGACAGTTTCTTGCAGCCGTACCGTCGTGGCTCTCACTACTTTCGCAAGTACAACCAGTATGAAGTGCTCTA CCTCACAAAGTACGCTGCTGTATCGTAG
- the RHB1 gene encoding GTP-binding protein (EggNog:ENOG41), producing MPSPKQRKVAIVGSRSVGKSSLAVRFVDGHFVDSYYPTIENTFSKMIKYKGQDYSTEIVDTAGQDEYSILNSKHFIGIHGYMLVYSVSSLPSFEMVQVIREKILNHLGTESVPICIVGNKSDLRPEQRQVTPEDGQKLSEKIQCGWTEASARYNENVGKAFELLIGQIEKSQNPGEAPAKSNCILM from the exons ATGCCTTCTCCCAAGCAAAGAAAGGTCGCTATTGTCGGCAGCCGCTCAGTCG GCAAGTCGTCTCTAGCCGTGCGATTCGTCGATGGCCACTTCGTCGACAGTTACTATCCCACGATTGAGAATACCTTCAGCAAGATGATCAAGTACAAGGGCCAAGATTACTCAACCGAGATCGTCGACACAGCGGGCCAGGACGAGTACAGTATCCTCAACTCCAAGCACTTTATCGGCATCCATGGCTACATGCTCGTCTACTCAGTATCATCACTGCCATCGTTCGAGATGGTGCAAGTCATTCGGGAGAAGATCCTCAACCACCTG GGCACCGAGTCGGTCCCTATCTGCATCGTCGGCAACAAGAGCGACTTGCGCCCCGAGCAACGACAGGTGACACCCGAAGACGGACAGAAGCTCTCGGAGAAGATACAATGCGGCTGGACCGAGGCGAGCGCACGATACAACGAGAACGTGGGCAAGGCTTTCGAGCTCTTGATCGGACAGATTGAGAAGTCGCAGAACCCGGGCGAGGCTCCGGCCAAGAGCAATTGCATTCTGAtgtaa